The following proteins come from a genomic window of Miscanthus floridulus cultivar M001 chromosome 2, ASM1932011v1, whole genome shotgun sequence:
- the LOC136537069 gene encoding origin of replication complex subunit 4-like, with translation MVAAVSVPSQAQAVLRGRLCNPAFVHSALRSSPDTNYSKLKYLVASSVSEACNNSVLLLSPRGCGKAAVVDMVLDDLKKEHPDAISVVWVRCSILFSSSITRNVCQLIMQMTNNDSLKLQRQTSVVKVVSSATD, from the exons ATGGTGGCGGCGGTGTCCGTGCCGAGCCAAGCACAGGCCGTGCTTCGGGGCCGGCTCTGCAACCCAGCCTTCGTCCACTCCGCCCTCAGGTCCTCCCCAGACACCAATTACAG CAAGCTGAAGTACCTTGTCGCCAGCTCCGTCTCCGAGGCCTGCAATAACTCCGTCCTCCTCCTCAGTCCCCGTGGGTGTGGAAAAGCAGCG GTGGTCGACATGGTTCTTGATGATCTGAAGAAGGAGCACCCTGATGCGATTTCTGTGGTATGGGTGCGATGCAGCATTCTGTTTAGTTCAAGTATCACTAGAAATGTGTGCCAATTAATTATGCAAATGACAAATAATGACTCACTTAAACTTCAGAGACAAACTTCTGTTGTGAAAGTAGTATCCAGTGCTACTGATTGA